In the Aneurinibacillus soli genome, one interval contains:
- a CDS encoding response regulator transcription factor, with protein sequence MFTVMLVEDDPKLREIIEENIRKWGFDVHAVQQFDHVFADFIEQKPHLVLLDINLPSFNGFYWCQKIREVSNVPIIFISSRNESMDIVMAINMGGDDFIQKPFSLDVLIAKIQAILRRTYSYADTDTNVLQYKQAMLDSKAGTLTHAEQKIELTKNEFNILHLLMKNAGTIVNRDKIMRSLWEDESFVDDNTLTVNINRLRKKLADIQLHDFIQTKKGQGYMIP encoded by the coding sequence ATGTTTACCGTCATGCTAGTTGAAGACGACCCAAAACTGCGTGAAATTATAGAAGAAAATATTCGAAAATGGGGCTTCGACGTGCACGCTGTCCAGCAGTTTGACCATGTCTTTGCAGATTTCATTGAGCAGAAACCGCATCTCGTTCTGCTGGATATTAATCTCCCCTCTTTTAATGGGTTTTATTGGTGTCAAAAAATACGCGAAGTCTCGAACGTACCTATTATCTTTATTTCTTCGCGCAATGAAAGCATGGATATTGTAATGGCGATCAACATGGGAGGTGATGATTTTATTCAGAAGCCTTTCTCACTGGATGTCTTAATTGCTAAAATTCAAGCCATTTTGCGCCGAACGTATTCGTATGCGGACACAGATACAAATGTGCTGCAGTACAAACAAGCCATGCTTGATAGTAAAGCTGGAACGCTCACGCATGCGGAACAAAAGATCGAATTAACCAAAAATGAATTCAACATTTTGCATCTTTTAATGAAAAATGCGGGAACCATTGTCAACCGGGATAAAATTATGCGCAGTCTGTGGGAGGATGAAAGCTTTGTGGATGATAATACGCTGACTGTCAACATTAACCGACTGCGTAAAAAGTTAGCCGATATCCAGCTACATGACTTCATCCAAACAAAAAAAGGACAAGGATATATGATCCCATGA
- a CDS encoding ABC transporter permease, whose translation MTLFNLATKNLKRNFQNYFIYFASIIFTVTIYYTFVSIRFNEQLASFAEGDDKVLLAFNAASIVIALFSMLFIWYSTSFFVRKRKKEIGLYTLLGVTRRKIGLMLFYENIVMGILALAIGVLLGSIFSKLLMMMLVKMMAVAIVITFTVSPEALMYTVGVFGILFIITSLYASSIVYRFKLIELFHAEKVGEKQPKPSLIGALLALVILLAGYSIGVNTGKETFVMDMLITLASSIVGTFLFFRFALAWVLNRLQNNRSLYYRKSNLTDISQLSYRIRSHSRTLATITILSAVTLTSVGMTYSMNYRMQEVTRLTTPFSYAYISYDEALDKKVEQTIASYPEHAIRHQVDAMLVKVDTSFPRKRKADAFYIMAESSWNRIQDMMNTKERVVLQNESEAVLSYYGPVEYDKEIGKTFTIRSNGLEQNVRILKHTNQPVLNAYMVPQVFIVKDSVYNKMYDTNHSLRLKGYTIENAEMSKKLTKELIRILPKEAALQTYYETFAQVLAPMSILLFIGILIGFVFLMSTGSIIYFKQLTEANEAKKQYEILRKIGMTNKEVKRSIARQMRVIFTAPLLLGVCHSIVALLILAIQLKADFTVPMAGTLGMYTLVYVFYYFLTVHSYYKIVIEKG comes from the coding sequence ATGACACTCTTTAATCTGGCTACGAAAAACTTGAAGCGAAATTTCCAAAATTACTTTATTTATTTTGCTTCCATTATTTTTACTGTGACGATTTATTATACATTCGTATCGATTCGTTTTAACGAACAGCTCGCGAGCTTTGCAGAGGGCGATGATAAGGTTTTGCTGGCCTTTAATGCCGCTTCTATCGTGATTGCCTTGTTTTCGATGCTATTTATTTGGTACTCAACTTCCTTCTTTGTACGTAAACGCAAAAAAGAAATCGGCTTATACACTCTGCTTGGTGTGACCAGGAGAAAAATTGGCTTGATGCTATTTTATGAAAATATTGTGATGGGGATCTTGGCGCTTGCCATTGGGGTGCTGTTAGGCAGTATTTTTTCCAAGCTGCTCATGATGATGCTTGTGAAAATGATGGCCGTAGCTATTGTTATTACATTCACGGTAAGTCCAGAAGCGCTTATGTATACGGTTGGTGTATTTGGGATTTTGTTTATCATTACCTCACTGTACGCATCTTCAATTGTATACCGTTTTAAACTTATTGAGCTGTTTCATGCAGAAAAAGTTGGGGAAAAGCAACCCAAACCATCGCTGATCGGGGCACTGTTGGCCCTTGTGATTTTACTAGCTGGATATAGCATTGGAGTAAATACAGGAAAAGAAACGTTTGTGATGGACATGCTCATCACACTTGCCTCCTCCATTGTTGGTACGTTCCTATTCTTCCGGTTTGCGCTAGCCTGGGTACTTAATCGTTTGCAAAACAACCGTTCGTTGTATTACCGAAAATCCAATCTGACCGACATTTCACAGCTCTCATACCGTATTCGTTCGCATAGTCGCACATTGGCTACCATTACGATTTTAAGCGCCGTAACCTTAACTTCAGTCGGTATGACATATAGCATGAATTACAGGATGCAGGAGGTCACTCGCTTAACAACTCCTTTCTCCTATGCTTACATTAGTTACGACGAGGCACTGGATAAAAAAGTAGAACAGACGATTGCAAGCTATCCTGAACATGCGATTCGTCATCAAGTGGATGCTATGCTTGTGAAAGTTGACACGTCATTTCCAAGAAAACGAAAAGCAGATGCATTCTATATAATGGCGGAAAGCTCCTGGAACCGAATTCAGGACATGATGAACACGAAGGAACGTGTCGTGCTACAAAACGAGAGCGAGGCGGTCCTGTCTTATTATGGCCCTGTTGAATATGACAAAGAAATCGGTAAAACATTTACGATTCGCTCCAACGGACTCGAACAAAATGTTCGTATTCTTAAACATACAAATCAACCGGTACTCAATGCGTATATGGTACCACAAGTCTTTATTGTAAAAGACAGCGTATACAACAAAATGTATGATACAAACCACTCACTTCGGTTGAAAGGATACACCATTGAAAACGCAGAGATGAGCAAAAAGCTTACAAAAGAGCTTATCAGAATCTTGCCGAAAGAAGCGGCTCTTCAGACTTATTATGAAACGTTTGCTCAAGTTCTCGCACCTATGTCCATTCTGCTGTTTATCGGCATTCTGATTGGATTTGTGTTTCTTATGTCGACAGGAAGCATCATTTACTTCAAACAACTGACGGAAGCGAATGAAGCGAAAAAACAATATGAGATTTTACGTAAGATCGGGATGACAAACAAAGAGGTAAAACGCTCCATCGCACGCCAAATGCGAGTCATCTTCACAGCACCGCTGCTGCTTGGGGTGTGTCACAGTATCGTTGCACTCCTGATTTTAGCGATCCAATTGAAGGCAGATTTTACGGTACCGATGGCGGGAACGCTTGGCATGTATACGCTTGTGTACGTATTCTACTATTTCTTAACCGTTCATTCCTATTACAAAATCGTCATAGAGAAAGGATAA
- a CDS encoding cytochrome c biogenesis CcdA family protein: MNEVNIGIAFLAGVISFLSPCVFPLVPAYLAQLTGGHVDGQKIAADRSVILTRSLGFILGFTSVFLLLGASSSFIGQWFLAYREWLEKIGGVVIIVFGLQMAGLFSLRILLMEKRLKMPEFSHKGMNFARSMLFGFVFGAGWSPCIGLVLSSILILASQSGTMLTGMMLLFVYSLGLGIPFLIVSLVWSQSLNKIRKINKYLPTIQKVNGWLMVALGIMLYTGSFEIVSTYFSSLLPASF, from the coding sequence ATGAATGAAGTGAATATCGGGATCGCTTTTCTAGCGGGAGTGATCTCCTTCCTCTCCCCCTGCGTATTCCCGCTTGTCCCTGCGTATCTTGCACAATTGACCGGCGGACACGTGGATGGGCAAAAAATTGCGGCAGATCGAAGTGTGATCTTGACTCGCAGCCTTGGTTTTATTCTTGGATTCACCAGTGTATTCCTGTTGCTTGGTGCTTCCAGCTCTTTTATTGGGCAGTGGTTTCTTGCTTATCGCGAATGGTTGGAGAAAATCGGCGGGGTGGTCATTATCGTATTCGGCCTACAGATGGCCGGGTTGTTCTCGCTTCGTATACTGCTGATGGAAAAGCGGTTGAAAATGCCGGAATTTAGTCATAAGGGAATGAATTTTGCCCGTTCCATGCTGTTTGGTTTCGTCTTCGGTGCAGGCTGGTCGCCTTGCATTGGCCTGGTTCTGTCGTCTATTTTGATTCTAGCAAGCCAGAGCGGCACCATGCTGACGGGGATGATGCTTCTGTTTGTGTATTCGCTCGGACTTGGCATTCCGTTTCTGATCGTGTCACTCGTGTGGTCGCAGTCTCTGAATAAAATTCGTAAAATCAACAAGTACTTACCTACCATCCAGAAGGTCAATGGCTGGTTGATGGTTGCATTAGGAATCATGCTATATACGGGAAGCTTTGAAATTGTTTCTACTTATTTCTCGTCTCTGCTTCCAGCTTCATTTTAA
- a CDS encoding sensor histidine kinase has product MYEQQRVEMEHIYEEKKETLEFMTSWFHDIKTPISVSRLVIENKTGKDPARVLDSLDEELDKIEHHIERALYYARIDDFSRDYLIHDISLESLVKQAVKNNAKTFISKRIQIKLHDLEYEVMSDKKWLSFILNQILSNALKYTETEGTIEIYGLETREEKMLKIRDTGMGIPVEDVSRVFDKGFTGQNGRKYEKATGMGLYLARKLARKLGHDITVTSEYDSYTEVTLHFPKLNDSYANLTNM; this is encoded by the coding sequence GTGTATGAACAACAACGAGTGGAGATGGAACACATATATGAAGAAAAAAAAGAAACACTGGAATTCATGACTTCATGGTTTCATGACATTAAAACCCCCATTTCGGTCAGTCGACTTGTTATTGAAAACAAGACCGGAAAAGACCCGGCGCGTGTCCTCGACAGCCTTGATGAAGAACTTGACAAAATTGAACACCATATCGAGCGAGCACTATACTATGCACGGATTGATGATTTTTCCCGCGATTATCTGATCCATGATATCAGCCTGGAAAGCCTTGTGAAACAAGCAGTGAAAAATAATGCCAAAACGTTTATTTCCAAACGAATTCAGATCAAATTGCATGATCTTGAATACGAGGTCATGAGCGATAAAAAATGGCTTTCGTTTATTCTGAATCAAATTTTATCCAATGCGCTAAAATATACAGAAACAGAAGGTACAATCGAAATATACGGACTGGAAACGCGAGAGGAGAAAATGCTAAAAATACGGGACACAGGTATGGGCATCCCTGTAGAAGATGTATCCCGAGTCTTTGATAAAGGATTCACGGGACAGAACGGACGCAAGTATGAAAAAGCAACGGGGATGGGACTATATTTAGCACGTAAGTTAGCACGCAAGCTCGGTCACGATATTACGGTAACGTCTGAATATGACTCTTATACTGAGGTCACGCTTCATTTTCCGAAGCTGAACGATTCGTACGCCAACCTTACAAATATGTAA
- a CDS encoding ABC transporter ATP-binding protein, with protein MSIVLQAKGISKVYGSRGHQYTALHDMNVEIQEGEFVGVMGPSGAGKTTLLNLVATIDKPSTGSIMVDGEAIHTMNETALASFRRNKLGFIFQDFNLLDTLTLKENIILPLALAGVGAQEIEQRVQEIAQTLGLDTLLDKYPYEVSGGQKQRTAAARAIINQPKLVLADEPTGALDSKSATGLLECLSDLNKQQQATILMVTHDPFAASYCDRIFFIKDGKLFMELVKGETRKAFFNKIMDVLAVIGGGNHDTL; from the coding sequence ATGTCAATCGTATTGCAAGCAAAAGGAATAAGCAAAGTGTACGGCTCGCGTGGTCATCAATATACGGCACTTCATGATATGAATGTAGAAATTCAAGAAGGAGAATTTGTCGGGGTGATGGGGCCTTCTGGTGCAGGGAAAACTACGCTATTAAACCTGGTCGCTACCATCGATAAACCAAGCACAGGCAGTATTATGGTGGATGGAGAAGCCATTCATACGATGAATGAAACAGCCCTTGCTTCTTTCCGTCGAAATAAACTTGGCTTTATTTTTCAGGATTTCAATCTGCTTGATACACTCACCTTGAAAGAAAACATCATACTGCCTCTGGCACTGGCGGGTGTAGGGGCACAAGAGATTGAACAACGGGTGCAGGAGATTGCGCAAACACTCGGCCTTGATACACTTCTAGACAAGTACCCGTATGAAGTATCTGGCGGACAAAAACAGCGAACCGCAGCTGCACGCGCCATCATTAACCAACCCAAGTTGGTACTTGCTGACGAGCCAACGGGTGCACTGGATTCCAAGTCAGCGACCGGATTGCTGGAGTGTTTATCTGATTTGAACAAGCAGCAACAGGCCACTATTCTGATGGTGACACATGACCCGTTCGCGGCTAGCTATTGTGACCGCATCTTTTTCATTAAAGATGGGAAGCTGTTTATGGAGCTTGTCAAAGGTGAAACACGTAAAGCATTCTTCAACAAAATTATGGATGTACTCGCAGTTATCGGAGGCGGTAACCATGACACTCTTTAA
- a CDS encoding TlpA disulfide reductase family protein — protein sequence MRKITFVLLLATFCLVFAGCGTSREKQPEAALFKTFPEFKTVDTNDKPISNDIFKQHDLTLVNVWGTYCLPCKDELPALENLSKEMKAKNVNIIGIISDGKEQEVTAYRMMKEMKLTFTNVIPTDELMKQLRKRLIGVPSSMFVNKKGEIVGELVTGARTEEQYRMMLNDLLQKEGVKQ from the coding sequence ATGAGAAAAATCACATTTGTGTTACTTTTAGCTACTTTTTGTCTTGTATTTGCTGGATGCGGGACTTCTAGGGAGAAACAACCGGAGGCCGCCCTTTTCAAAACGTTTCCTGAATTTAAAACCGTTGATACAAACGACAAACCGATTAGCAACGATATTTTTAAACAGCACGATCTAACATTGGTGAACGTTTGGGGCACATATTGTTTACCTTGTAAAGACGAACTGCCTGCGCTTGAGAACTTGTCGAAAGAAATGAAAGCGAAAAATGTCAATATCATCGGAATTATATCTGATGGAAAAGAACAGGAAGTCACCGCGTACCGCATGATGAAAGAGATGAAACTGACATTTACGAACGTCATTCCGACCGATGAGTTGATGAAACAGCTGCGCAAAAGATTAATCGGTGTCCCATCCTCTATGTTCGTGAACAAAAAAGGGGAGATTGTAGGGGAACTGGTTACAGGTGCCCGCACGGAAGAACAATATCGGATGATGCTGAATGATTTGCTGCAAAAAGAGGGTGTGAAACAATGA
- a CDS encoding VOC family protein: protein MKQQATPYLTFDGNAREALEYYKDVFKGEILEIKTFGKADFPTPPEVDNRIMHAQFKKDDLFIMVSDAFLGQSVEKGNNISLALELESEEEIHKLYDALSQKGTILMELQDTFWSAKFAKVRDYFGVIWDLNYTKPKQ, encoded by the coding sequence ATGAAACAGCAAGCAACCCCATACCTTACATTCGATGGTAATGCTAGAGAAGCGCTAGAGTATTATAAGGACGTTTTCAAGGGAGAAATTTTAGAAATCAAAACTTTTGGAAAGGCAGATTTCCCGACTCCTCCAGAAGTGGATAATCGAATTATGCATGCTCAATTTAAAAAAGACGATTTATTTATAATGGTCTCTGATGCATTTCTAGGTCAGTCAGTTGAAAAAGGCAATAATATCTCATTAGCTCTTGAACTTGAAAGTGAAGAAGAAATTCATAAATTATACGATGCTTTAAGCCAAAAAGGCACGATTCTAATGGAGTTACAGGATACTTTCTGGAGCGCAAAGTTTGCTAAAGTCAGGGATTATTTCGGAGTGATATGGGACCTCAATTATACAAAACCTAAACAATAG